A region from the Poecilia reticulata strain Guanapo linkage group LG12, Guppy_female_1.0+MT, whole genome shotgun sequence genome encodes:
- the LOC103473663 gene encoding liver-expressed antimicrobial peptide 2 yields the protein MTTLQEKIIIISVFLSLICLTQVNSVPVPDNWDSLIQRTKRSLLWRWNSLKPVGASCRDPSECGTNHCRRNICSF from the exons ATGACGACGCTTCAGGaaaaaatcatcatcatttcCGTTTTTCTGTCCCTTATATGTCTCACTCAG GTCAACTCAGTACCTGTTCCTGACAACTGGGACAGTCTGATCCAGAGGACGAAGCGATCGCTGCTGTGGCGCTGGAACAGTCTGAAACCTGTCGGAGCCAGCTGCAGAGATCCTTCAGAGTGTGGCACAAACCACTGCAG GAGAAACATTTGTTCCTTCTGA